DNA from Kiritimatiellia bacterium:
TGGTCGAAACGCTCGCGGCCGCCGGCTTCGTGCGCGACGCCGGCGACGCCCGCCGCGCAGTGCTCGAGCGCGAGGCGGTCATGTCCACGGGCCTCCAGCACGGCGTCGCGCTGCCGCACGGCCGCACCGACGCAGTGACCGACATCGTCTGCGCGGTCGGGCTCTCACCCGCCGGCATCGATTTCGGCTCCCTCGACCGCCAGCCCGCCCGCATCATCGTGCTGACACTGGCGCCCCGCAGCATCCCCGCCCCCCACGTTCAACTGCTGGCCGAGTTCGGTCAGCGCCTCGATGCGCTCGGCCGGGTACTGTTGCTCTCCTGCGAGACGGGCGCACAAATGCACGAGTGGTTGGTCACGCCGCCGGTCGCCGCGCCCTCACCGCCTCGCGAGGTACTCCAGCTCCCGGCCGCTGTCCGCTGGGTGCGACGCCTCTGGCGCTGGCTGCGACCACCGCCGGCCGCCCTCCGACCACAGGCGTTTGTGCTCGACCTCGACGCCGGCACGCCAGAAGCCGCGATCCACCAGCTGGTCTCCCGCGCCGCCGCGCGCCGGCGCGACCTGCCGGCAGAGGAAATCGCCTCGGCGATCGTCGCTCGCGAGCGGATCGCACCGACCGGTCTCGTGCGCGGCATCGCGCTGCCGCACGCGCGGACGGACCGCGTCGCCGAACCGTGGGTGGCGCTCGGCCTTCATCCGGCGGGGCTCGACTTCGGCGGCGAAGACCGAAAACCCGCCCACGTACTGCTCCTCGCCGCTCTGCCCCGCTGGCGGACGGATGCCGTCACCCTTCGCCGTCTCGCCGCGCTGGTCGCACAAGTGGATGCGATCGGCCTCGAGCGATGGCGCGCCGTTCGTACCGCGCGCGAGATCGCGATGCTGCTCGGCGACTGAGCCGGCCGCGCTCGAACCGTCGTACGCTGGCGCTTCGCGGCCCCCGCGCGGCCGCCTATACTTCCCGTTATGAAACACCACCACCGTCCCGCCGCCCGCCGCGTCGCCGCCGCGATGTGCCCGCACCTGCAACGCGCATTCCTCATCGCGGCGACCTGCGCGATCACCGGCTGCCGGCTGACCCAGCCGCCGTGCCCGCCCGCAGGAGACGAATCACCCATCATACTGAACCCGGTCGAACTGGACTGGCAGCCTCATGCCGGCGCCGCGCCCCCCTTGAAACTCACGGACGCCGAGCAGCCGGCAGCCGTTTTTCGCTGTCCCTTCGATTCGCTCCGGGGCGAACGCGTGTACTGGGACGCCGATCTGCGACTCGACCTCTCCGCCTGCACTGCGCTGCGTGTGCCCGTGCGCGTCTCCTCCCCGAACCCAATCGAGGGGGTTTCGTTGTACTTCCGGAGTGGCCCCGGTTGGTACCATCTCACGCTCCGTCTTCCCCCCGCCACCGGCATATGGCGCATCGTCACCGTGCCGCTGGAAACCGCCGCAGCGGAGGGCCGGCCCGGTGGCTGGTCCGGAATCGAAGCGCTCCGCTTCTCCGTCTGGCGCGGCGGAACCACCGCCACCGACATCGCGGTGGGACCGGTACGCGCGGTCGGCACGCTGGGCCGAGACATCCTCGTTGCGGTGCTTCGTCCGCCGGCCACAGACGACGAGCAGGGCGAGTCCCGGTTCGCGCGGCAGCTCGCGCAGGAAACGGTGGAGGATCTTCGAACTGCCGGCATTCCCGCCCTCGCGATGGAGGGCGAGGAGGGACTTGAACGAGCCGGATCCCGCCGCGTGCCGGTCCTCGCGGTGCCGTACTACCCCGACGCACCGACCGGTGTCGTTGCGCGCCTCGCCGCGCTGCTGGAGAGCGGCACCAGGCTGATCATCGCCTATGATGTGCCACCGCCACTGCAGCAGGCGCTCGGCGTTGGCGGCGGGCGGTATCTCCGCGACGACGCGCGTCGTCAGTTCGCCGAAATCCGCGTCACGTCCCGCGCGCTCCCCGGCGCGCCGCCTTCTCTGCGCCAGTCCTCCCACAACATCCGCGCGTTCGAACCGCTCGAGGGCCGCTCGCAGGTGCTCGCCGAATGGTGGACCGCCGACGGCCGGCCGGCCTCGTATGCGGCGATCGTCGGCTCCTCCAATGGCATCGTGCTCGGTCACGTGCTGTTTGCGGCCGACCGCACTGCGCGCGCCCGCCTCTGGCGCGCGATGGTGCTGGGCCTGGCACCCGAGGTCGGCGCCGCCGCGGTCCGTCTGGCGCTGTCCCGGCCGCCCGAACCCGACCGGGTCGTATCCTCCGGCACCACGTCCTCGATCCGCCGCATGCTGCCGCGCAACCATCCGGC
Protein-coding regions in this window:
- a CDS encoding family 10 glycosylhydrolase, with protein sequence MKHHHRPAARRVAAAMCPHLQRAFLIAATCAITGCRLTQPPCPPAGDESPIILNPVELDWQPHAGAAPPLKLTDAEQPAAVFRCPFDSLRGERVYWDADLRLDLSACTALRVPVRVSSPNPIEGVSLYFRSGPGWYHLTLRLPPATGIWRIVTVPLETAAAEGRPGGWSGIEALRFSVWRGGTTATDIAVGPVRAVGTLGRDILVAVLRPPATDDEQGESRFARQLAQETVEDLRTAGIPALAMEGEEGLERAGSRRVPVLAVPYYPDAPTGVVARLAALLESGTRLIIAYDVPPPLQQALGVGGGRYLRDDARRQFAEIRVTSRALPGAPPSLRQSSHNIRAFEPLEGRSQVLAEWWTADGRPASYAAIVGSSNGIVLGHVLFAADRTARARLWRAMVLGLAPEVGAAAVRLALSRPPEPDRVVSSGTTSSIRRMLPRNHPAQAELRIAEAKREAALRLAARGHHAEALEQLDDAHRHFARATAAAEPPTPLPFRAVWCHEAYGVRGRTWDEAIHHLATNGITAVLPNVCWGGVAFYPSEVLPVADEVRERGDALAECLAAARRYHLEVHAWRVNWNLGPAPRPFIERLRAEGRLQRGRGGAQRPWLCPSHPDNRRLEVEAMVEIARRYNVNGLHFDYIRYPDADHCVCDGCRARFEESTGRRVQNWPDDLWSDQWRSEWNEWRRRQISLVVEEVHRRARAARPGLKLSAAVFRNWERDRHGVAQDWKLWCERGWLDFVCPMNYTDDAVQFELLVRRQRAWAGAVPLCPGIGASAVSPRLTAMDVTEQIRIAERAGAAGFVVFNYGETEFEELIPMLGLGVLRPAR